The following DNA comes from Corynebacterium atrinae.
GCACACCGGCTGGGGTGCGGGTCGAACCGGAGGTGTACTGCAGAAACGCCATCTGATCCACCGGCATCGTGGTGGCGGACGCCATGAGCTGCTGGCCCTGCAACGTCATCATCGGGTTGACGTAGGACGGGGCGAGGCTATTCGGCAGGGTGTCCACCGCGAGGATGCGGGGGCGCTCCCGGGAGGGCAGCTCAGAGAAGTGTTCGCGCACGGCCGCGGCGGAAGTGGAGTTGGTCAGCACAAACGCCGGCTCCGAATCCGCGAAGACAGCCTTGAGGTGATCCGCGTGGCCCGGCTCGTTCGGGTCGTACAACGGCACCGGGACCATGCCAGCGTAAAGGGCGCCGATGAAGCCGAAAATGTACTCCGGGGAGTTGTTGGCCAGGATGGCAACGCGGTCACCGATCTTGCCCACTTGCTGCAGGCGTGCGGCGACGGCCTTGATGCGGGTGTTGATCTCGGTGCGGTTGTAGTCCACCGGGGTGCCCTCACGGGATTCGGAGAAATCCCAGAAGCGGAGGCATTGACGCTCGCCGCCGCCGTACTGGAGATCGGCTTGGTACGTCAGCTCGGCCAGGCCCGCGAGCGTGAGCTGCGGTGCTAGAACGATCTCACCCTTCTCGTTGAAGAACTGGCTCATCGCCGCTTTCAGGTCCATGCTTCTCCTTAAGGTTGGCCCCCTGGTTGGGACACTTCAGTACGTATGTGGCATCCGAAAAATGCTTTTACATCACAACGTATCAGAGGCGGGATACCTCTTAATATTCCCCCGCCGTGACACTTTCGTTACATGCGAGAGTAGTGCTTAGCGGCCGTCGATAAGCCCCGTTGCCCAGTCGACCACCCAGGCGTTGGCCGTGGTGCCAGGGATAACATCCGGATTCGTGGCGTACTGAGCATGAATGCCATTGGCGGCGACGAGCGCGAGGGCGCGATCGAGCGCATTGCCGACATTGAGGGGGGCGTCGCAAATGCTGTCGTTCGGGGCACAGATGTCGAAGGTGCGGTCCTGCAGGGAGCCGTAGCCACCCGGGCGCGGGCCGCGCATGGTCGCACCGGGGACGATGGGCTGGACCAGCAGATTCAGCGGGGCGAGTGCAACTTCGGCGCCGACGCCGTCGACGTAGGTGCCGGGGAACTGGCCCACACCAGGTTCCCGGCGGCCGTCAGCAATCAGGGCGACACCCCTGATCCGGTCGGCCGGCACTACGCCGCTATCCTGGCCGATCTTGTTGGCCACGTCGCCAACAATCACTGCGCCCTGGGAGAAGCCGACCATGATGAAGTCGGTGAGCGGGCACTCACTGTGTGTGAGGACGAGCTCTTCTTCCAGCTTGGCTAGGCCCTCCTGCCGCGAGTCGTCGTAGCTCATCTCGTTTTGGGAGTTGATGTTGCGGAACTCTGCCGTATACGGCAGCGTCCATACCTTGACGTCGTCGGGCGAGTAGCGCTCCTGCAGTGGCTGCGTGATCGAGAGCATGAAGCTCCACGGGTTCGCAGTCGGGTGCACCGGATCGTCTCCCGGGGAAGACTCCCAGGTGCCTGGGGCAGAGATGAACTCCACTGCAGGACACCATTCCGGTTGTTGCACATCCTCGGTCGGTGGCTGCCCGAACGGGGGCGGGGTCTGATCGGAGGTGCGGAAGAACTGCAACGCGCCCACTCCGATCACCACGACGAGGACGATGACCGCCAGGATGGTGAGTGTCTTTCTCATCGCTCTAGCAATACGCCTTCCGCGCCGCGTTCTCAATCAGCGTGGCGATCTCCTCGGGAGATTTGTTGCTGCGTCCTTGCTCCACGAGCTGGCCCGCCACCGCCGGAACGGTAACCGCATCGATGCCCGAACCCTCCGGATTGCACACGGTCACAGCAGTGCCAATCATTTGGCTCTCGACTCCCTTAACGTCGATGCCCGAACCGCTTAGATCCTCCAGGTAGGCGAGGTCTTCCTTGGTGCGCGGCACAGACTGCTCCGGCACCTCCTCCACTTCCCGTGCGCCCTGGTCTTGCGGCTGAGCCTCAGTCGGAGAGGGGCTGGCCTTGGCAGAAGAGCTTTCCGACGCCGCCGTCGACCGCTCCAGCGGTGCCACCGAGGTGGCCGTCACCGAGCCCTCCTCCACCGTCGTGCCGCCGCAAGCGGCGAGCACGACGGCGGTGGCAAGGGCCATGATGGCCAGGCCGATGCGGTTACTACCGCGGGCGCTCATTAGTTTCGCTCCTCTTTGATGGCCCCGTTAACCTGGCTGATCTTGCCGTGCTGGAATTCCATTACCTCGCCGCCAGCCGGGATCCCGGCCTGGTCAGCGGTAGGCCAGCCGTACTCGCCCTGCTCCCACTTCTTCGCGCCCCAGGCGTCGAAGATCGCACCGTACTTGATGAACTTCGCGCCGGTGGCGGGCGACCAGTAGATGTTGCCGTGTTCGAACTCCTGGAAGGCGCCGCCGTTGATGCGAATCTCGTTGGACTTCGGGTAGCCCAGTGCGGAGTTGGCGGTATCCATTTCGCCGTACTTGACGCCGATGAGTCCACCTACCCAGTAGTTCTTGTTGTCCTTGGTGCGGACGACGTAGCCCTTCTGGAACTGCTGAACAAAGCCGCCGTTGACTTCCTTGGCGGGTGCCGTGGGGAAGCCCAGGTCACCGTTCTCGTAGCCGGTGGTTCCCCACATCTCGAACATGTCGCCCGGGATCTCCTGAGCGCCGGTGGACGGGCTCCAGTAGATCGACCCATTCTGGAAGTGGACGAAGCGACCGACGCCGTCCCGGGTCGGGGTCTCGCCCGTGGTCGGGAATCCGAGCCAACCGGACGGCCCACCAAGGGCGTTGTAGCGGGCGTTGATCGCGCCGAACAGCGCGTGCGCATCAGTGCCCGGGGACCAGTAGGCGGTGCCCGAACGGAAGTCTTGACGACGGCCCTCGTTGTCCTTGCCGGCTTCGTACTCGTCGTTGACACAGGAGCCGATGTTGACATTCTTCACGGCCTCGGCGATGGCGCCGCCGACGGTGCACTTGGCGCCGCGGTCTTCTTCAGAGAGCTTGAGCGCGTTGGCGATGTGCGGCCAGGCCTGCGTCATCTCGAACTGCCAGTACGGCCACGCGTGCACACCGGAGGGCCGGAAGTGGGCGATCGGCTCGATGCCAGCGGCCCGCGCCTCGTTGACGAACGTATGCGTGGTCATGTTGGAGAGGATCTCCAAGCCAATGCCGGCGGCTGCGGCCGGGCTGTTGGCCACGGAGCCGGGCTTGCCAAAGTCGTCAGTTCCCGAGCCGGAGGAGACGTAGACCGTCATGTCCTTGAGCGCGCCGATGCCAAAGCGAGGGTTGTGATCGATCCAATCCTGGCTGTTGTACGGACCCCACATGGCCTGGGAATCGTAGCCACCTGCGTCACGCTGCGCGGCAGTAATCGCGGGCTGCATTCCGGAGGAGGTGGTGTCCAGGTAGCCGGAGAAGGAGCCGACGAAGGAGAACAGGTGCGGGTGGCGCTGGGCGAGGTTCATCGCGGCGGTGCCGCCCATGGACAGACCGAACACGGCGCGCTGCTTGTTGGAGCGGAAGCCGTTGTCCAGGATCGGGATGAGCTCCTTGGTGAGGAAGGATTCCCACTTGTAGTTCTTGCCGTTGTTGGGCTGCTGCCAATCCGAGTAGAAGGAGGATTCGCCGCCGACTGGCAGGATGACGTTGACGTTCTTGTCAGCGTAGAACTGCTCGATGTTGGTCTCGATGGTCCAGCCGCTTTCATCCTCACGGGCGCGCAGTCCGTCGAGGGCCCACACCTCCGGGAAGTCGCGGTTGGGGCTGGAGTGCCAGTCGCGGGCCAGGAGCATCTGGACCTGGATCGGCGCATCTGGCATAGCGGCGGAATTGATGAAGATGGCGAGGCGGCGGTCGCTGAGCCACTCGACGCGGTTGACGGAAACGCCAGCCGGCAGGTTATCGACGGTCGGGTACTCAGTACTGATGGGCGTCCGCGCAGGGGGATCCGACGGGCGGATCTGATCAGACAGGCTCGAGCGGGAGCTCTGAGCGGTCGCGACCGGAGCGAGGCTCAGGCCGAGGGCGACGGTGGTGGGAATGACGGCAGCTGCCAAGCAGGCCTGGCGGAAGCGGCCAGCGCGCTGTGGGGAACGGAATGCGGTGTCGCGCATGGAGTTGTGGTCCTTGTTCTCGTGTCGTGGTTCGGATGACCCCGCGGTCGCTGTCAAGAGGGTCGCCGACGTAGGACCGCGCGGAAGCGGCCAGCTCCACCCCGGGGGTTCCCCGCCCTCGGGATCGTGCTATCGATCAACCCCGGCGTGCAGATAGCTTCCGGGAGCGTATGTGATTGTGTCGCCCGAGCGGGAAGGTCGCAGGCTTGGTGTGGGCCAAGGTCGCTACCGTCTCCGTAGGTCACGGTCAAGTTTAAGTTGAACTTGAGACTTTTGGGAGTGGGACACACCGAAACACCTGAGAATCACTTCAGCCCCGCCCAACCTCAGGGAGGTCAAAGCGGGGCTGTTGCGGCGTGGTGATTACCAGGCGTTCATAACGTCGAGGACGCGGTTCCTGGACTTCTCCAACTGGGAACCGAACTGAGTCCAGTTGTGGATGCCGGTGATCGGGTAGTCGGTGGCAACATTCAGACCAGCAGCGCGAGCCTTGCCCTCCCACAGGCGGGTGGTGACGCGAGCCAGCATCTCCAGAGGAGCGCCAGAAAGCTTCAGGTTCGCCGGGTAGTTGGCATCCTCCGGGCCGGGGATACCGGTAGCAGCGGAGATGTACACGTCGGAGTTAGCGAGGCCGTTCATGTTAAGGAACGGATCGTTTTCAAAGCGACGCGGGCTGACAATGCTGCCGTACATGGCGTTGAGGTTGAAACCACCAGCGTCGAGCAGGGCGACGCGGAGCATGGTCTGCATGCCCGGCAGGGTCGGGGTCAGGTAACCCGAGAAGGACAGCGCCTGGCGGAACTGGCCGGGGTGCTTGGCAGCCAGGTTCAGGGCGGCAGTTCCACCCATGGACAGGCCAGCAATGGAGTTGTTGTTCGGGGCGACGCCGAAGTTGTTGCGCAGGTAAGCGGGAAGCTCCGAGGTCAGGAAGGTCTCCCACTGGTAGGTGACCGGGTTGTTCAGGTCGTAGGTAGCAGGACCCTCCCAGTCAGCGTAGAAGGAACCGGCACCACCGATGGGCATGACCAGGGTGATGTTGGTGCCTTCGTACACGGCCGGGGCATTTACGTCCACGGTCCAGGCGTTAGCGTGCTCCGTCGCGCGCAGGCCGTCCAAGAGGTAGAGGGCTGCGTTGCCGCCGCGGGCGGCGGGCTTGATCTGGACGGGGATGTTGCGGCCAGAAGCTGCAGACCACACGTCACAACGCTGGACGCCGTAGCCCACGCCATCCCAGTCGCAGGTACCCGTGGCATCGCCGCGGAGGTTGGCTTTGGCTTCACCGGCATTGACAAACACCATGAGAGCTAGGGCGGTGGCAAATGCGGTCAAGACGACGATGGCCTTTCGGCTCATACGTCGGGCTCCGGTCAGGAAGGTCATTGTTCTCCTCGGCTTTACAGTGGCTCTGGATGGCACTGATTGGTTTATCGGCACGAACCTAGACATCGTTAACAACGGCGGCTAACGGCAGTCAAAGAACGCACACGCATACTTCGCTCGGACATAGCTTAGACCACGCCGTGATGATTTACTCATCTGATTGTTATCACTTCGTGACTAAATTGCCGCTACCTGGGAGTATCTAAGGAAACTTCTGTCGGCCAAGCGATGCGCCTGCCCGAATCAGGGGGCCCCAGCTCCTTGATCGCCTCTTCTGGCTCGAACGCGATCTGCAATGTGCGGCCTTCTGTCAACGAGTAGCGGAGGTTAGCCAAGAAACGATCCCAGCTCATCGGCTCGCGGGAGGTCGCGAGCAGGTCAGCGATTTCGGGTGTTTGGAGAGCTTCGCGGGCTAGGCGGGTTTCCTCCGGCGGATACCAACCATAGAGGCGCTCAATATCGGCGTCCGTGTCGGCGGCCTGCCAGCTGAATGGAAGCCACTTATCGTGCCCGACCCGGCCGTCCTCATCTCGTGGCAAGCGCGCCGCCAACGGGGTAGTCAAACCAACGGTGTCGAGCACGCGGAAGTCCAACGGAGCATTCATGCTGGTCATGCCAAGATTCGTGTGGTACAACGTGGGACGCAGGTCTCCAAGTCCGGAGCCGTCGAGGAGGTTTGCCGTGGCGTCTTGGCGCGGATTGGTCATCCATGAGAAGTAGGCTGGATCGCCGGTCAGGTACTGCGACATTAACGCGGCATCCTCGGCCTCAGCCCGCTCCATTGTTGAGGAATAGTCCCTCAGTGCCTTATTTCCTGTGAAATCTGTGGCTAAGAGGGGAGGATCTCCCTGCTCGCGATTGGTGGCAAACGTCCAGAAGTCACGCTCGTCGACGATGCCGAGCTCATCACCGTATTCTTCCTCCCAATTAAGGGTGTGCCCGTCGGCGACCACGCTCAAGCCCCACCACGACAGGCCAACGAAGGCCAACAAAAGCGCACCATCAAATAGACGGCTAGAATGCGCTAGGTCGAGAACCGGCAGCACGAGAACGGGGAGCAAAGCCGCGAAAAGCGGGAGAAGCAGCATCCGGCCGTGCATGAAGTCACCACCAACTCGCAGCACATAGGTGGCGTGGAGTGCGGCGGCAAGCAGGATCAACCCGATGGCTGCGCCGGGAGTGCGCGCCAGCGCTGGCTGGTCGGAGTGGTGGGGTACGGAGGACGTCGACAAGCGCCACAGGACGATCGCCGCCATCGCTATGGCCAAGACCAACGCAATCCACAGGTAGTAGGGCTCGGAGAGGTCACGGGCGTAAGCCCAGCCATTAGCCCACTGAGCATCGCTGGCCGACTTGGCCACTGCCGTGTGCGGGGTGATCAGCCCGTAGTAGCCCATGCGGAAGATTTGGTAGCCGAGTGGGACGGGCAGCGCCGCCGCCATGACGAGCGCGCGTCCATTCCAACTGGAGGTGCCAATGAGGATGAGCAGGCCGACGAGGCCACCGTAGAGAGCCAGCTCCGGGCGGACGAGCCAAGACAGCCCACACCAGAACGCCAACCAATAGACAAGGGAATCGACTCCGGAGGCGGCATGGTGGCGACCGGACGTCGCCGTGGGGGTCGCCCAGGACACCAGCAACCACCACAGCACGGCAATCCAGAACAGGCTCAGACCCCACTCGAGTCCCGAGGTGGCGAAGTCACGCGCGGGAGGAACCGCGAAATAGATGAGCCCGCCGACCGGAAGGAGCACGACGGCGTGGTGCCGACGATAAAGCCGCGCCGTTCCCCAAGCACCGATGGCCAAGGCCGCGGTGGTGAAGATGAGGGCCAGCCACATGGCGATGATCTCAAGCCGGGCATCCGATACCAGCGCGACGAGATAGATAAGGTACTGCCACAGGGTCGAGGTATTCGCCTCGA
Coding sequences within:
- a CDS encoding cutinase family protein; its protein translation is MRKTLTILAVIVLVVVIGVGALQFFRTSDQTPPPFGQPPTEDVQQPEWCPAVEFISAPGTWESSPGDDPVHPTANPWSFMLSITQPLQERYSPDDVKVWTLPYTAEFRNINSQNEMSYDDSRQEGLAKLEEELVLTHSECPLTDFIMVGFSQGAVIVGDVANKIGQDSGVVPADRIRGVALIADGRREPGVGQFPGTYVDGVGAEVALAPLNLLVQPIVPGATMRGPRPGGYGSLQDRTFDICAPNDSICDAPLNVGNALDRALALVAANGIHAQYATNPDVIPGTTANAWVVDWATGLIDGR
- a CDS encoding alpha/beta hydrolase-fold protein produces the protein MRDTAFRSPQRAGRFRQACLAAAVIPTTVALGLSLAPVATAQSSRSSLSDQIRPSDPPARTPISTEYPTVDNLPAGVSVNRVEWLSDRRLAIFINSAAMPDAPIQVQMLLARDWHSSPNRDFPEVWALDGLRAREDESGWTIETNIEQFYADKNVNVILPVGGESSFYSDWQQPNNGKNYKWESFLTKELIPILDNGFRSNKQRAVFGLSMGGTAAMNLAQRHPHLFSFVGSFSGYLDTTSSGMQPAITAAQRDAGGYDSQAMWGPYNSQDWIDHNPRFGIGALKDMTVYVSSGSGTDDFGKPGSVANSPAAAAGIGLEILSNMTTHTFVNEARAAGIEPIAHFRPSGVHAWPYWQFEMTQAWPHIANALKLSEEDRGAKCTVGGAIAEAVKNVNIGSCVNDEYEAGKDNEGRRQDFRSGTAYWSPGTDAHALFGAINARYNALGGPSGWLGFPTTGETPTRDGVGRFVHFQNGSIYWSPSTGAQEIPGDMFEMWGTTGYENGDLGFPTAPAKEVNGGFVQQFQKGYVVRTKDNKNYWVGGLIGVKYGEMDTANSALGYPKSNEIRINGGAFQEFEHGNIYWSPATGAKFIKYGAIFDAWGAKKWEQGEYGWPTADQAGIPAGGEVMEFQHGKISQVNGAIKEERN
- a CDS encoding alpha/beta hydrolase, with product MTFLTGARRMSRKAIVVLTAFATALALMVFVNAGEAKANLRGDATGTCDWDGVGYGVQRCDVWSAASGRNIPVQIKPAARGGNAALYLLDGLRATEHANAWTVDVNAPAVYEGTNITLVMPIGGAGSFYADWEGPATYDLNNPVTYQWETFLTSELPAYLRNNFGVAPNNNSIAGLSMGGTAALNLAAKHPGQFRQALSFSGYLTPTLPGMQTMLRVALLDAGGFNLNAMYGSIVSPRRFENDPFLNMNGLANSDVYISAATGIPGPEDANYPANLKLSGAPLEMLARVTTRLWEGKARAAGLNVATDYPITGIHNWTQFGSQLEKSRNRVLDVMNAW
- the zomB gene encoding flagellar motor control protein ZomB; this translates as MTTAVREGSRRAQTSLIGRGTITGWSALAGVLALGVLAFVGGWTRRWMSDDGLIVLRTVRNLLAGNGPVFNAGERVEANTSTLWQYLIYLVALVSDARLEIIAMWLALIFTTAALAIGAWGTARLYRRHHAVVLLPVGGLIYFAVPPARDFATSGLEWGLSLFWIAVLWWLLVSWATPTATSGRHHAASGVDSLVYWLAFWCGLSWLVRPELALYGGLVGLLILIGTSSWNGRALVMAAALPVPLGYQIFRMGYYGLITPHTAVAKSASDAQWANGWAYARDLSEPYYLWIALVLAIAMAAIVLWRLSTSSVPHHSDQPALARTPGAAIGLILLAAALHATYVLRVGGDFMHGRMLLLPLFAALLPVLVLPVLDLAHSSRLFDGALLLAFVGLSWWGLSVVADGHTLNWEEEYGDELGIVDERDFWTFATNREQGDPPLLATDFTGNKALRDYSSTMERAEAEDAALMSQYLTGDPAYFSWMTNPRQDATANLLDGSGLGDLRPTLYHTNLGMTSMNAPLDFRVLDTVGLTTPLAARLPRDEDGRVGHDKWLPFSWQAADTDADIERLYGWYPPEETRLAREALQTPEIADLLATSREPMSWDRFLANLRYSLTEGRTLQIAFEPEEAIKELGPPDSGRRIAWPTEVSLDTPR